From a single Bacillus pseudomycoides DSM 12442 genomic region:
- a CDS encoding non-ribosomal peptide synthetase — protein sequence MGDIIDIYGLSPLQKGILFHTLYDQDDEHSFSYIVQVGFLLGDRLDVATFEKAWEYVIHRHEILRSVFVWEEVEKPLQAVYQRLPFTIRREDWSALSCGDREKKLHQFLNADRRKGFSLDEAPLMRITVIKEAEEETRIIWTHHHILLDGWSVSLIFGEVMGVYLKMIKGEAFDLPKSLPYKKYIQWINKQDRSKAEKFWTEELKGFHAPTPLAMERSDQGQEKGYGESVYQLSEELTETLQEWVRNSQLTLNTLVQGAWAYLMSRYSGESDIVFGVTSSGRPTELAGAEKMVGLFINTLPTRIHVKNDTSVVDWLRKIQMKEMERRQYEYNSLVDIQGWSEVPRSSTLFHTLYVFENYPIQGERNADLRLLEVQSAEQTNYPLTLIAMPGKEFTLKLMYDRHHFDEETIHRIQDHLSQTLIQMTKSSDSKLSEITHLTMEEQVQLLEKWNDTQVEYSSESMIHTLFEQQVEKTPEAIAVIYENEKLTYRELNERANQLAHYLQKRSVGPESLVGVYMERSPKMMIALLGVLKSGGAYVPLDPTYPENRLRYILEDARIEVLVTQEKLEKIGISEQIETICMDQDRIAIEQEEPIACTSSVTGKNLAYVMYTSGSTGNPKGVMIEHHSVINYLEWMQHQYPLSEKDVVLQKTPFSFDVSVWELFWGISVGACVSFLPPGGEKDPSIIAEVIEKHQVTVVQFVPSMLSVFLDHFDHIDLKLKCSSVRHVFSGGEELSPGLVRRFQQHWNQSGQVKLTNFYGPTEATIYVNAFDCQPHQEFVCIGNPIQNIQLYVLDQNQCLQSIGIEGELYIGGAGLARGYLNRPDLTAERFVPHPFQLGERLYRTGDSVRYLTDGNLEFIGRMDHQVKVRGFRIELGEIEATLERHSSIKETVVLVREDRPGDQRLVAYVISDGNIQNWRAYLQDQLPNYMVPAHLVELEYFPLTPNGKIDRKALPAPEGQSMGEFNVLPRTSSEELIASVWSQVLGIENIGIQDSFFERGGHSLLATQIVSRLQEAFQIKIPLRELFKYDTVEALSKRLDQLCKGDKKREIPPLVPMSREESIPLSYAQKRLWFMDQLMPNSAMYNIHAACRLTGKWSLEALETGWNQLIERHESLRTVIQEREGEPVQQVQSHVFRPLPQMDLTTLPLEDRERELKRLVQNEAEEPFHLGQGPLIRTRILKVDKEEWVLLCTMHHIVSDGWSMGILLEEWMAFYEGAISGKPVELRELPVQYADFAMWQKEWQKEENLDQHLQYWKEELAGELPVLQLPMDRPRPAVQTHRGASQSLMVANSLREKLKELSLQEDSTLFMTLMAAYQSFLSRYTGQDDILAGSPIANRNVKEIEGLIGFFANTLVYRADFSGNPTFQELLSQIRKKALKAYEYQDIPFEKVVEAVKPERNTSHSPIFQTMFTLQNMKQELPQLSERNMELMENHTSVAKFDLSLFASETEEGLLLTFEYNTDLFNAATIERMAGHFEHWLYEIVSHPKDSLSKLNMLSKAEYKRLLEEWNDTGVVAIRESTIHTLFEEQVEKTPEAIAVVCEDEELTYQELNERSNQLAHYLQKRGVGCESLVGISVTRSSEMIVGLLGIMKAGGAYVPIDPAYPESRIRYILADAQIEVLVTQDKLQQKMTLPESVNMICIDRDRAAIEQEVTTVCTSEVTSDNLAYIIYTSGSTGNPKGVMIEHRSTLAMIHWAHQTYSRQELAGVLASTSLSFDLSVFEVFVPLTRGGKVIVAESALHLDKLSTKDVTLVNTVPSAAKELVRAKLIPSSVKVMNLAGEPLPQSLVQHLYERSPIEKVYNLYGPSEDTTYSTYMKLEKDVMHKVPPIGRPISNTEVYVLSANQQMVPIGVVGELYLGGSGLARGYLNRPDLTNERFIPHPFKEGERVYRTGDLVRYLPDGNLDYLGRIDHQVKIRGFRIELGEIEATLQSHSSVNEVVVMVREDHPGDQRLVAYVAGEGNAHAWRDYLKTQLPNYMVPAHFVELTAFPLTPNGKIDRKALPAPERKEAEGGYVAPRTPTEEAIVSIWHQILGTENIGIHDSFFELGGHSLLATQAVSNLNETFGIELPLHDLFTYTTVQELAERVNQLRCSGNEQTQNDSKENVSFQDYIQNEAAASNDEELLELLKQLEELSEEEAQDIFERNLVEEGVKK from the coding sequence ATGGGGGACATTATCGATATATACGGATTATCACCTTTGCAAAAAGGGATACTGTTTCATACTTTATATGATCAAGATGATGAGCATTCTTTTTCCTATATTGTACAGGTAGGTTTCTTACTCGGTGATCGATTGGATGTTGCTACTTTCGAAAAGGCCTGGGAATACGTCATTCACCGACATGAGATTCTACGTTCTGTTTTTGTGTGGGAGGAAGTAGAAAAGCCATTGCAAGCTGTTTATCAACGTCTTCCTTTTACTATTCGTCGAGAAGACTGGAGCGCTCTTTCATGTGGAGATAGGGAAAAGAAATTACACCAGTTTTTGAATGCTGATCGGAGAAAAGGGTTTTCGTTAGACGAAGCACCGTTGATGAGAATCACTGTGATTAAAGAAGCAGAAGAAGAAACGAGAATCATTTGGACGCATCATCATATTTTGTTGGATGGGTGGAGTGTGTCCCTGATCTTCGGTGAAGTGATGGGAGTTTATCTCAAGATGATAAAGGGAGAAGCATTCGATCTTCCAAAGTCTCTTCCCTATAAAAAATATATCCAGTGGATTAATAAACAAGATCGAAGTAAAGCTGAGAAATTCTGGACAGAAGAATTAAAAGGATTTCATGCACCTACGCCATTAGCGATGGAAAGAAGTGACCAGGGGCAGGAGAAGGGTTATGGAGAGAGCGTTTATCAGCTATCTGAGGAACTGACTGAAACTTTACAAGAGTGGGTACGAAATAGTCAGCTAACATTAAATACGTTAGTGCAAGGAGCCTGGGCTTACTTGATGAGCCGGTATAGCGGTGAAAGCGATATCGTATTTGGTGTGACTAGCTCTGGACGTCCTACTGAATTAGCAGGGGCAGAGAAAATGGTTGGTCTATTCATTAACACATTGCCTACCCGAATTCATGTAAAGAATGATACATCAGTAGTAGACTGGCTCCGTAAGATACAGATGAAAGAAATGGAACGGAGACAATACGAGTATAATTCGTTGGTCGATATTCAAGGGTGGAGTGAAGTTCCAAGGAGCAGTACTTTATTTCATACCTTGTATGTGTTCGAAAATTACCCGATCCAAGGAGAGCGCAATGCTGATTTAAGATTACTAGAGGTCCAAAGTGCAGAACAAACAAATTATCCTTTGACGCTCATTGCAATGCCAGGTAAGGAATTTACTTTGAAGTTGATGTATGACCGCCATCATTTTGATGAAGAGACCATTCATCGGATTCAGGATCATCTATCGCAAACATTAATTCAGATGACGAAAAGCTCAGATTCAAAGCTATCCGAAATTACCCATTTAACAATGGAAGAGCAGGTACAACTGCTAGAGAAATGGAATGATACCCAAGTAGAATATTCATCTGAAAGCATGATTCATACGTTATTTGAGCAGCAAGTGGAGAAAACGCCAGAAGCGATCGCGGTTATTTATGAAAATGAGAAACTTACCTATAGAGAGCTGAATGAGCGTGCTAATCAGCTAGCTCACTATTTACAGAAGCGTAGTGTGGGTCCAGAGTCTTTAGTCGGTGTATATATGGAAAGGTCGCCAAAAATGATGATAGCGTTGCTAGGGGTTCTAAAGTCAGGAGGAGCTTATGTTCCACTTGATCCTACGTATCCCGAGAATCGGCTACGCTATATATTAGAAGATGCTAGAATCGAAGTACTAGTGACGCAAGAAAAGTTAGAAAAAATAGGTATATCCGAACAAATCGAAACAATTTGTATGGATCAAGATCGCATTGCGATTGAACAGGAAGAACCGATCGCATGTACAAGCAGTGTAACAGGAAAAAATTTAGCATACGTTATGTACACTTCAGGATCTACAGGTAATCCAAAGGGAGTGATGATTGAGCATCATTCGGTGATTAATTATCTTGAATGGATGCAACATCAATATCCACTCTCTGAAAAGGATGTGGTCTTGCAGAAAACACCATTCTCATTTGATGTATCGGTGTGGGAGTTATTTTGGGGTATTAGTGTAGGAGCATGTGTATCCTTCCTGCCTCCAGGTGGAGAAAAGGATCCTTCTATAATAGCTGAAGTGATAGAGAAGCATCAGGTTACTGTTGTCCAATTTGTTCCTTCGATGCTATCTGTTTTCTTAGACCATTTCGATCATATTGATTTGAAACTGAAATGTTCGTCCGTGCGTCATGTGTTTTCCGGTGGGGAAGAGCTAAGTCCAGGGTTGGTTAGACGATTTCAACAGCACTGGAATCAGAGCGGACAAGTAAAATTGACCAACTTTTATGGACCAACAGAAGCAACCATTTACGTGAATGCATTTGACTGTCAACCCCATCAAGAATTTGTTTGTATTGGTAATCCAATACAAAATATTCAGCTGTATGTATTAGATCAGAATCAGTGCTTGCAATCGATAGGGATAGAGGGTGAGTTGTATATTGGTGGTGCAGGTTTAGCGCGTGGTTACTTAAACCGACCTGATCTCACTGCTGAAAGATTCGTTCCGCATCCGTTTCAATTAGGAGAACGGCTATATCGAACCGGAGATTCAGTAAGATATCTAACTGATGGGAATTTAGAATTTATAGGCAGAATGGACCATCAAGTGAAAGTGCGTGGCTTTCGGATTGAGCTTGGAGAAATTGAAGCGACTTTAGAAAGGCATTCGTCTATTAAAGAGACTGTCGTGCTAGTGAGAGAAGATCGCCCTGGTGATCAGCGATTGGTAGCGTATGTGATAAGCGATGGAAATATCCAAAATTGGCGAGCGTATCTCCAGGACCAATTACCGAATTACATGGTTCCAGCACACCTTGTAGAGTTGGAATATTTCCCACTTACTCCGAATGGGAAAATCGACCGAAAAGCCTTACCAGCGCCGGAAGGACAATCTATGGGAGAGTTTAACGTCCTACCAAGAACGTCATCGGAAGAGCTCATCGCCTCGGTTTGGAGTCAAGTGTTAGGAATAGAAAATATCGGCATTCAGGACTCTTTTTTTGAACGTGGTGGGCACTCATTACTCGCTACCCAAATCGTCTCTCGATTACAAGAAGCATTCCAGATCAAAATCCCGCTACGTGAACTTTTCAAGTACGATACGGTGGAGGCACTGTCGAAGCGACTGGATCAGTTGTGTAAAGGAGATAAAAAACGAGAGATTCCACCACTTGTACCTATGTCGCGGGAAGAATCTATTCCGCTTTCTTACGCACAGAAACGCCTATGGTTCATGGATCAATTAATGCCAAATAGTGCGATGTACAATATTCATGCAGCATGTCGACTGACAGGAAAATGGTCACTTGAAGCATTGGAGACGGGATGGAATCAGTTGATTGAACGTCATGAATCATTGCGGACGGTAATTCAAGAGCGAGAGGGTGAACCCGTTCAACAGGTTCAGTCGCATGTTTTCAGACCTCTCCCTCAAATGGATCTAACAACTCTCCCTCTGGAAGACAGAGAAAGAGAGTTGAAGCGGCTCGTTCAAAACGAGGCGGAGGAACCATTTCATTTGGGACAAGGTCCTTTGATCCGAACACGAATTTTGAAAGTGGACAAAGAGGAATGGGTACTTCTTTGTACGATGCATCATATTGTTTCGGATGGGTGGTCAATGGGAATCTTACTCGAAGAATGGATGGCTTTTTATGAAGGAGCCATTAGTGGAAAACCAGTTGAACTGAGGGAGTTACCTGTTCAATATGCGGACTTTGCCATGTGGCAAAAAGAATGGCAAAAAGAAGAGAATCTTGATCAGCACCTTCAATATTGGAAGGAAGAATTGGCCGGTGAGTTACCGGTCTTGCAATTACCGATGGATCGTCCTCGACCTGCTGTTCAAACCCACCGTGGTGCAAGTCAATCTCTGATGGTGGCGAATTCCTTACGGGAAAAGCTCAAGGAATTAAGTCTGCAAGAAGACTCCACCTTATTTATGACCTTGATGGCGGCGTATCAAAGCTTCCTTTCTCGTTATACGGGACAAGATGACATCTTGGCTGGAAGCCCGATTGCGAACCGGAATGTTAAAGAGATTGAAGGATTAATAGGTTTCTTTGCAAATACGTTGGTTTATCGAGCTGATTTCAGTGGAAATCCGACGTTCCAAGAACTTCTGTCGCAGATACGAAAAAAAGCACTAAAAGCATACGAGTATCAGGACATTCCGTTTGAGAAAGTGGTAGAAGCCGTAAAACCTGAACGGAATACCAGTCATTCACCGATTTTCCAAACCATGTTTACCTTACAGAATATGAAACAAGAGTTACCTCAGCTATCTGAAAGAAACATGGAGCTGATGGAAAATCATACTTCGGTTGCCAAATTTGATTTGAGTTTATTTGCATCGGAGACGGAAGAAGGGTTATTGCTAACTTTTGAATATAATACCGATTTGTTTAATGCTGCAACTATTGAACGAATGGCAGGTCATTTTGAACATTGGTTATATGAAATTGTATCTCATCCAAAAGATTCACTATCAAAGCTGAATATGCTATCGAAAGCAGAATATAAGAGGTTACTAGAGGAATGGAATGACACAGGTGTCGTGGCCATACGTGAAAGCACGATTCATACATTGTTTGAGGAACAAGTGGAGAAAACGCCAGAAGCGATCGCGGTAGTGTGCGAAGATGAGGAGCTAACGTATCAAGAACTGAACGAACGCTCCAATCAGTTGGCCCATTATCTTCAAAAGAGGGGTGTGGGATGCGAATCATTGGTTGGGATCAGCGTTACACGTTCATCCGAGATGATTGTCGGTCTCTTAGGAATCATGAAAGCAGGAGGAGCGTATGTTCCGATTGATCCTGCGTATCCGGAGAGTCGGATACGGTATATTTTAGCGGATGCTCAAATCGAGGTACTGGTGACACAGGACAAGTTGCAGCAAAAAATGACGTTACCTGAATCGGTTAATATGATTTGTATCGATCGTGATCGAGCAGCGATCGAACAGGAAGTAACGACCGTATGTACGAGTGAAGTGACAAGCGATAACTTAGCTTATATCATCTATACCTCAGGATCCACTGGCAATCCTAAGGGAGTGATGATTGAGCATCGGAGTACGTTGGCGATGATCCATTGGGCACATCAAACCTATTCCCGACAGGAATTAGCAGGAGTGCTGGCTTCAACTTCACTATCCTTTGATCTATCGGTTTTTGAAGTATTTGTTCCTTTGACGAGGGGTGGCAAGGTAATTGTCGCTGAAAGTGCCCTTCATCTGGACAAGTTGTCTACGAAGGATGTGACCTTGGTCAATACTGTGCCATCAGCAGCGAAGGAACTGGTTCGAGCAAAGTTAATCCCTTCTTCGGTAAAAGTGATGAATTTGGCTGGAGAACCGTTGCCACAGTCACTGGTCCAGCACTTGTATGAGAGAAGTCCGATTGAAAAGGTGTACAACCTATACGGTCCATCCGAAGATACTACTTATTCTACGTATATGAAGCTAGAAAAGGACGTCATGCACAAGGTGCCACCGATTGGTAGACCCATCTCTAACACAGAAGTATATGTACTCAGTGCAAACCAGCAAATGGTCCCGATTGGTGTAGTGGGTGAGCTTTACCTTGGGGGATCAGGCTTGGCGCGTGGCTATTTAAATCGCCCTGACTTAACAAACGAGCGTTTTATCCCGCATCCATTTAAAGAAGGGGAGCGAGTATATCGGACGGGAGATCTTGTGAGATATCTACCGGACGGGAATTTGGATTATCTCGGTCGGATCGATCATCAAGTGAAGATCCGTGGATTCCGGATTGAGCTAGGGGAGATTGAAGCGACGTTACAAAGTCATTCATCAGTTAACGAAGTCGTTGTGATGGTACGCGAAGATCATCCGGGTGATCAGCGTTTAGTTGCCTATGTAGCGGGAGAAGGAAATGCTCATGCGTGGCGTGATTATCTCAAGACCCAGTTACCAAATTACATGGTTCCGGCACACTTTGTCGAATTGACAGCATTCCCACTCACCCCAAATGGAAAAATCGATCGGAAAGCCTTACCTGCACCAGAGCGCAAGGAAGCAGAGGGTGGTTATGTTGCCCCTCGTACCCCTACAGAAGAAGCGATTGTTTCGATATGGCATCAAATTTTAGGCACTGAAAATATCGGGATTCATGATTCGTTTTTTGAACTAGGTGGCCATTCATTACTCGCTACACAAGCTGTTTCTAATCTGAATGAAACCTTTGGAATTGAGTTACCACTGCATGATTTATTTACGTATACTACGGTGCAGGAATTGGCAGAACGGGTTAATCAGTTGCGCTGTAGTGGAAATGAGCAAACGCAGAATGATAGTAAGGAGAATGTAAGTTTTCAAGACTATATTCAAAATGAAGCAGCAGCGAGTAATGATGAAGAGTTACTTGAACTTCTTAAGCAATTGGAAGAGTTATCAGAGGAAGAAGCGCAAGATATATTCGAGAGAAACTTGGTTGAGGAAGGTGTGAAAAAATGA
- a CDS encoding non-ribosomal peptide synthetase, which yields MRSDLLAKLNSLSPEKRAWLQKQMQKKENKEALPLSYAQQRLLFMDRFNPNSSVYNIPTVWRLKGNWIPEALEKGLNRLIERHESLRTVFKEVGDQPMQHIVEFLPRKLPVEDYSHLPLEVKEKEIESLIAREAQDPFDLMNGPLIRNQLVQLGKEEWLLLCTMHHIISDAWSIGILINELLAFYEEEMSGKPAGLSSLSIQYADFAKWQRQWLQGEVLDRQLTYWQEELSGELPILQLPVDRPRPVTQTYAGDTYHVILPHTLLSSLKDLSRREGSTLFMTLMAAYQSFLARYTGQEDILVGSPIANRNHKGVEGLIGFFVNTLVYRADLSGNPTFREILSQIKKKALKAYEYQDIPFEKVVEAVQPERSTSHSPIFQTMFTLQNIKQERIELSGRSLEMIESNISIAKFDLSLTAYEVEEGLFVSFEYNTDLFDSRTIARMAGHFENWLNEIVHHPDESFTKLSMLADTEQKQLLEEWNDTDVVYSHESMIHELFEQQVARTPGAVAIVYEGGQLTYQELNEKANQLAHYLQKRDIGPESLVGICVERSPEMIIGLLGILKAGGAYVPLDPSYPENRLRYILENSQIQVLLTKEALQGWLPEGIQAICLDRDQAAISKESSLAPVSGVTANNLAYIIYTSGSTGNPKGVMIEHHSVINRLQWMQKNYPLSEQDTILQKTPFSFDVSVWELFWWSFVGARVCLLPPGGEKDPAMIEECIERYRVTTMHFVPSMLSTFLDYMEQFKAKKDVSSLCQVFTSGEALNTEQVRRFKGVFYDSQQTKLSNLYGPTEATVDVTYYDCDLEKEPLLIPIGRPIDNTELYVLDQSQQVVPIGVAGELYLGGVGLARGYFNRPELTAERFIPHPFKEGERLYRTGDLVRYLNDRNVEYIGRIDNQVKIRGFRIELGEIEAFLHDHSSVKEAVVLVKEDHPGDKQLVAYVVGEGDTGEWREHLKTQLPNYMIPAYFVEMEVMPLTPNGKIDRKALLALDGQPMSVNIVSPRTPVEELVASVWSQVLGIENIGVQDSFFELGGHSLLATQVVSRLQEVFQIELPVRELFEFTTVEALAKRLDQLRKGDKKREIPPLMPMERGEAIPLSYAQQRLWFIDQFTPNSALYNMPMVCRLTGNWVPEALETGWNQLIERHESLRTVFHEMDGHPVQQIQPYAFRSLPQMDLTMLSPEERDAEVNRLIQQETEVPFDLGEGPLIRTIVLRVGEEEWILLCTLHHIVSDGWSMGVLLEEWIAFYEEATDERVAELEPLPIQYADFAQWQKGWLKEEVLEQQLHYWQEELSGELPVLQLPMDHPRPAVQTHRGSTHTVLLSRSLRDKLNELSRQEGATLFMTLLAAYQSFLSRYTGQEDILVGSPIANRNYREIEELIGFFVNTLVYRADLSGAPTFQELLSQVRTKALKAYEYQDIPFEKIVEVVQPERSTSHSPIFQTMFILQNMKQELPVLSGRRIEMIENHNSIAKFDLSVMAAEAEEGLIFSFEYNKDLFDVTTIERMAGHFENWLHEVSHHPQKPLNSLSMLSEFERDLLLETWNDTAMEMSQEGLICDRFEDKVARRPDAIAVVDQMREWTYGELDT from the coding sequence ATGAGAAGTGATTTACTTGCAAAGTTGAATTCGCTTTCTCCTGAGAAGAGAGCGTGGCTTCAGAAGCAGATGCAGAAAAAGGAGAATAAAGAAGCGCTTCCGTTGTCCTATGCACAACAACGTTTGTTGTTTATGGACCGATTTAACCCAAACAGTTCAGTATATAATATTCCGACAGTATGGCGTCTAAAAGGAAATTGGATACCTGAAGCATTGGAAAAGGGATTAAATCGACTCATTGAGCGTCATGAATCATTACGCACCGTTTTTAAGGAAGTTGGAGACCAACCTATGCAACATATTGTGGAATTCCTTCCTAGAAAACTACCTGTAGAGGATTATTCTCACCTTCCTCTGGAAGTAAAGGAAAAAGAGATAGAGAGTTTGATTGCTAGAGAAGCGCAGGATCCGTTTGATTTAATGAATGGCCCTTTGATTCGTAATCAACTGGTTCAATTAGGGAAAGAGGAATGGTTATTGCTATGTACCATGCACCATATTATTTCTGATGCGTGGTCCATCGGCATATTGATCAATGAATTGCTTGCCTTCTATGAGGAAGAAATGAGTGGGAAGCCTGCTGGACTAAGTTCGCTATCGATTCAATATGCAGACTTTGCGAAATGGCAAAGGCAGTGGTTGCAGGGTGAAGTGCTAGATCGACAACTTACGTATTGGCAGGAAGAATTGTCCGGTGAGCTTCCTATACTACAACTGCCAGTGGATCGCCCTCGACCGGTTACGCAAACGTACGCTGGGGACACGTATCATGTGATTCTTCCTCACACACTACTCAGTTCATTGAAGGATTTAAGTCGACGAGAAGGATCTACCTTATTCATGACCTTAATGGCTGCATATCAGAGCTTTCTTGCTCGCTATACGGGGCAAGAAGATATTCTTGTCGGAAGTCCGATTGCGAATCGGAACCATAAAGGAGTAGAGGGATTAATCGGCTTCTTTGTTAATACGTTAGTCTATCGAGCGGATCTCAGTGGAAATCCGACGTTCCGGGAGATTTTGTCTCAGATAAAGAAAAAGGCGTTGAAAGCGTATGAATATCAAGATATTCCGTTTGAAAAAGTGGTAGAAGCTGTACAACCTGAACGGAGTACGAGTCATTCGCCCATCTTCCAGACCATGTTTACGCTACAGAATATAAAACAAGAACGAATAGAGCTGTCTGGGAGAAGTTTGGAAATGATAGAAAGTAATATTTCCATCGCGAAATTTGATTTGAGTTTAACCGCTTATGAGGTGGAAGAAGGTCTATTTGTCTCTTTTGAATACAATACAGATTTATTTGACAGTAGAACCATTGCACGTATGGCAGGGCATTTTGAAAACTGGTTGAACGAAATTGTTCATCATCCAGATGAATCATTTACAAAGCTGTCGATGCTAGCGGACACAGAACAGAAGCAGCTCTTGGAAGAATGGAATGACACTGACGTAGTTTATTCACATGAGAGCATGATTCACGAACTGTTTGAGCAGCAGGTTGCGCGTACACCTGGAGCGGTGGCGATAGTGTATGAAGGTGGACAGCTGACGTATCAAGAACTCAACGAGAAAGCGAACCAATTGGCACATTATTTACAGAAACGGGATATAGGACCTGAGTCATTGGTCGGTATATGTGTCGAGCGTTCACCCGAAATGATTATTGGTCTCTTAGGGATTCTCAAAGCAGGTGGGGCTTATGTCCCACTGGATCCGAGTTATCCTGAAAATCGCCTGAGATACATTTTAGAGAACTCGCAGATCCAAGTGCTTTTAACAAAGGAAGCGTTACAGGGTTGGTTGCCTGAAGGCATCCAAGCGATTTGTTTGGATCGAGATCAAGCAGCGATTTCTAAAGAGAGTAGCTTGGCACCAGTGAGCGGAGTGACAGCAAACAACTTGGCGTATATCATTTACACTTCGGGTTCGACAGGGAATCCTAAGGGAGTGATGATTGAACACCACTCGGTTATCAACCGATTACAGTGGATGCAAAAAAACTATCCATTATCTGAACAGGATACGATTCTTCAAAAAACGCCGTTTTCGTTTGATGTCTCTGTCTGGGAATTATTTTGGTGGTCATTTGTAGGAGCACGTGTTTGTTTACTTCCACCGGGTGGCGAGAAGGATCCTGCAATGATTGAGGAGTGTATTGAGCGATATCGCGTGACCACGATGCACTTTGTTCCGTCGATGTTATCTACTTTCTTGGATTATATGGAACAATTCAAAGCGAAAAAGGACGTATCGTCTTTGTGTCAGGTTTTTACCAGTGGAGAAGCGTTAAATACCGAACAAGTTCGCCGGTTTAAGGGTGTGTTTTATGATTCTCAGCAAACGAAGTTAAGCAACTTGTATGGTCCTACAGAAGCGACTGTAGATGTCACTTACTATGATTGTGATTTAGAAAAAGAACCGTTGCTTATTCCGATTGGTCGTCCGATTGATAATACCGAATTGTATGTGCTAGATCAAAGCCAACAGGTGGTACCGATAGGTGTGGCTGGGGAACTTTACCTTGGTGGTGTAGGCTTGGCACGTGGTTACTTCAATCGTCCAGAGTTAACTGCTGAACGTTTTATTCCGCATCCATTTAAGGAAGGGGAACGGCTCTATCGGACGGGGGACCTGGTGAGGTATCTGAATGATCGCAATGTGGAGTATATCGGAAGAATAGATAACCAAGTGAAAATCAGAGGATTCCGGATTGAGCTGGGAGAGATTGAAGCGTTCCTACACGATCATTCATCTGTGAAAGAGGCTGTTGTGTTAGTGAAGGAAGATCATCCTGGAGACAAGCAGTTAGTAGCTTATGTGGTGGGTGAAGGAGACACTGGAGAATGGCGTGAGCACCTCAAGACGCAATTACCGAATTACATGATTCCGGCATACTTTGTCGAGATGGAAGTGATGCCACTCACTCCGAATGGCAAAATCGATCGCAAAGCCTTACTGGCATTGGACGGACAGCCCATGAGCGTAAATATTGTCTCACCGCGAACACCAGTGGAAGAGCTCGTCGCATCGGTATGGAGTCAAGTGTTAGGCATAGAAAATATTGGTGTTCAGGATTCCTTCTTCGAGCTTGGTGGCCACTCGCTACTCGCTACCCAAGTTGTCTCACGTTTACAAGAAGTCTTCCAAATCGAACTACCGGTGCGTGAACTTTTTGAGTTTACAACGGTGGAGGCACTGGCGAAGCGACTGGATCAGTTGCGTAAAGGGGACAAAAAACGAGAGATTCCACCGCTTATGCCGATGGAACGGGGAGAAGCCATTCCGCTCTCTTATGCCCAACAGCGCCTGTGGTTTATTGACCAATTCACGCCTAATAGTGCACTTTATAATATGCCGATGGTATGCCGTCTTACAGGAAATTGGGTACCTGAAGCATTGGAGACGGGATGGAATCAGCTGATAGAGCGTCATGAATCTTTACGGACTGTGTTCCATGAAATGGATGGTCATCCTGTGCAGCAGATTCAACCGTATGCTTTCCGGTCCCTTCCTCAAATGGATTTAACTATGCTTTCTCCGGAAGAGCGAGACGCAGAAGTTAATCGTTTAATTCAGCAAGAAACAGAAGTGCCATTTGACTTAGGAGAGGGCCCACTGATTCGGACAATCGTCTTGCGAGTGGGAGAAGAGGAATGGATCCTCCTCTGCACCCTGCATCATATCGTTTCGGACGGATGGTCGATGGGAGTCCTACTTGAAGAATGGATAGCTTTCTATGAGGAAGCAACGGATGAGAGGGTAGCAGAACTTGAACCATTACCGATCCAATATGCGGACTTTGCTCAATGGCAAAAGGGATGGTTGAAGGAAGAAGTGCTTGAACAGCAACTCCACTATTGGCAGGAAGAATTGTCTGGTGAGCTTCCTGTGCTACAACTGCCGATGGATCACCCGCGTCCTGCGGTGCAAACCCATCGTGGATCGACACACACTGTGTTGCTGTCACGTTCGTTACGCGACAAACTGAACGAACTCAGTCGTCAAGAAGGGGCGACGCTCTTTATGACTCTGTTGGCTGCGTATCAAAGCTTCCTTTCTCGTTATACAGGACAAGAAGATATTCTCGTCGGAAGTCCAATTGCGAATCGTAATTACAGAGAGATTGAAGAATTAATCGGTTTCTTCGTCAACACGTTGGTTTATCGGGCTGATCTGAGTGGCGCACCGACATTCCAAGAGTTGTTGTCTCAGGTGCGGACAAAAGCATTGAAGGCGTATGAATATCAAGATATTCCATTTGAAAAAATTGTGGAAGTTGTGCAACCTGAGCGGAGTACAAGTCATTCTCCGATCTTCCAGACGATGTTCATCTTACAAAATATGAAACAAGAGCTTCCGGTGTTGTCTGGTAGAAGAATCGAAATGATAGAAAACCATAATTCGATCGCAAAATTTGATTTAAGTGTAATGGCAGCCGAGGCGGAAGAAGGATTAATTTTCTCTTTTGAATACAATAAGGATTTATTTGATGTTACAACCATCGAACGAA